From the genome of Gemmatimonadaceae bacterium, one region includes:
- a CDS encoding AtpZ/AtpI family protein, with protein sequence MNDPGPTGSRPSIRNASKPPSGAEFAGVGLQFALTIVVFVFLGIWLDKRLHSSPWFVLICVFVGAAAGFYSIYRKLMGSAKRDLGGGSR encoded by the coding sequence ATGAACGACCCAGGTCCCACCGGCAGCCGGCCGAGTATCCGAAACGCGTCGAAGCCGCCATCCGGAGCGGAGTTCGCCGGAGTCGGGCTGCAATTCGCGCTGACCATCGTTGTTTTCGTGTTCCTGGGGATTTGGCTCGACAAGCGGCTCCATAGCTCGCCCTGGTTCGTTTTGATTTGCGTCTTCGTCGGTGCGGCCGCCGGTTTCTACTCCATCTATAGAAAGCTCATGGGATCGGCCAAGCGCGACCTCGGCGGAGGATCACGATGA
- the atpB gene encoding F0F1 ATP synthase subunit A: MKYRSLVLALITAFAVALPSASAQEPAAPLQKTIGPAAIIMPHITDSKKIELPCVKSFAEWGCEFTLPTWNVRIGKWTIDFGPTKHVVWLLIAAICVALVVGFAARAHVRSTQRIGRPRGFAAGLEAVMLYLRKDVFLPVLGGHGGERYIPFVLSLFFFILFCNLFGLVPYGSTPTGNISVTATLAIITFIVVEIAGMKALGRDYISTILYWPHDMPIYLRLPLSVIMTPVEIIGKFTKPFALTIRLFANMIAGHVIILALIGLIFLFGWFIAIAAVPMALFIMFLEILVAFIQAFVFSLLAAVFIGQIRAAHH, translated from the coding sequence ATGAAATACCGGTCGCTCGTTTTGGCGCTCATCACGGCGTTCGCCGTTGCGCTCCCCTCTGCCTCCGCGCAGGAGCCGGCGGCGCCGCTGCAGAAGACGATCGGTCCGGCTGCCATCATCATGCCCCACATCACGGACTCGAAGAAGATCGAGCTTCCGTGTGTGAAGAGCTTCGCCGAGTGGGGTTGCGAGTTCACGCTGCCGACATGGAATGTAAGGATTGGCAAATGGACCATCGATTTTGGTCCGACGAAGCACGTCGTTTGGCTTTTGATCGCGGCGATCTGCGTCGCACTCGTAGTGGGCTTCGCGGCACGCGCGCATGTGCGGAGCACCCAGCGTATCGGTCGGCCGCGCGGCTTTGCCGCCGGGCTCGAGGCCGTGATGCTCTATCTGCGCAAGGACGTGTTCTTGCCGGTGCTGGGCGGCCACGGTGGCGAGCGCTACATCCCATTCGTCTTGTCGCTCTTTTTCTTCATTCTGTTCTGTAACCTCTTCGGCCTCGTACCCTATGGGTCAACGCCCACCGGCAACATCTCGGTGACGGCGACGCTCGCGATCATCACGTTCATCGTGGTCGAGATCGCGGGCATGAAAGCGCTCGGCCGCGACTACATCTCGACCATTCTCTACTGGCCGCACGACATGCCGATCTACCTACGGCTGCCGCTGTCGGTGATCATGACGCCGGTTGAAATCATCGGGAAGTTCACGAAGCCGTTCGCGCTGACGATTCGACTCTTCGCGAACATGATCGCGGGCCACGTCATCATTCTCGCGCTGATCGGTCTGATCTTCCTATTCGGCTGGTTCATCGCCATTGCGGCGGTGCCGATGGCGCTGTTCATCATGTTCCTCGAGATCCTGGTGGCGTTCATCCAGGCGTTCGTTTTCTCATTGCTCGCAGCAGTTTTCATCGGGCAGATAAGGGCAGCACACCATTAG
- the atpE gene encoding ATP synthase F0 subunit C has translation MSILPLLQAATSYAPKEYQGAWAMLGAGVGAGLATIGAGIGIGRIGGSATEAMARQPEIAGTIQTGGLILAALIEGVALFAVVVALLISLKF, from the coding sequence ATGTCAATACTTCCGCTGCTGCAGGCGGCGACCAGCTACGCGCCGAAGGAATATCAGGGCGCATGGGCCATGCTTGGCGCGGGCGTTGGTGCCGGCCTGGCAACGATTGGCGCCGGCATCGGTATCGGCCGCATTGGTGGCTCGGCCACCGAGGCGATGGCTCGCCAACCTGAGATCGCCGGAACGATCCAGACTGGCGGATTGATTCTCGCCGCGCTCATCGAAGGCGTAGCGCTGTTCGCCGTCGTCGTTGCCCTACTGATCTCGCTCAAGTTCTAA
- the atpF gene encoding F0F1 ATP synthase subunit B — protein sequence MRTLLLSLVIMIGNGSILLAQEPEKSPPLVELRVNLMFWTLIIFGILYWILQTKAFPAIFGAVEKREKALEDALSSAKRDREEAQKLLEERRREIEGARGDAQKLIADGRAVAEKMRHDLLEQTRQEQQAVLERARREIENEKERAVAQLRREAVNLAIAGASKVIEQNLDNTKNRELVESFLESLPAMSTSGR from the coding sequence ATGCGCACGCTGCTCTTATCGCTCGTCATCATGATTGGCAACGGTTCGATCCTGCTTGCGCAGGAGCCGGAGAAGAGTCCTCCGCTCGTCGAGCTCCGGGTCAACCTGATGTTCTGGACGCTGATCATCTTCGGCATCCTCTACTGGATCCTGCAGACGAAGGCGTTTCCAGCGATCTTCGGCGCGGTAGAGAAGCGAGAAAAGGCGCTCGAGGATGCGCTCTCGAGTGCCAAGCGCGACCGCGAAGAGGCGCAGAAGCTTCTCGAGGAGCGGCGCCGAGAAATCGAAGGGGCACGCGGCGATGCACAGAAGCTGATCGCCGACGGGCGCGCCGTCGCCGAGAAGATGCGGCACGATCTGCTCGAGCAGACGCGCCAGGAGCAGCAGGCCGTCCTCGAACGCGCGAGGCGGGAGATCGAGAACGAGAAGGAGCGCGCCGTGGCGCAGCTGCGTCGCGAGGCAGTGAATCTGGCCATCGCCGGCGCGAGCAAGGTCATCGAGCAGAATCTCGACAACACCAAGAATCGCGAGCTCGTCGAGAGCTTTCTCGAATCACTGCCGGCGATGTCGACGAGTGGCCGCTGA
- the atpH gene encoding ATP synthase F1 subunit delta codes for MREITIARNYAETLLELARRAGDLRGWGQAVSDVAEAMQTDRTLRLFLESPRVSAAEKNRILGRAFDGQLAPLFVRYLQALVSHRRQMLLPVIAREYHDLVDQVEGRLHANVTVAQEPGDRERRSISKELSRAYGKEVVPHFSVNPAILGGVVVRVGDTVLDGSVRRRLTSLRSRMLALRM; via the coding sequence ATGCGTGAGATCACCATCGCGCGCAATTACGCCGAAACGCTCCTCGAGCTGGCACGTCGCGCTGGAGATCTCCGCGGTTGGGGACAGGCGGTGAGCGACGTCGCCGAGGCGATGCAGACCGATCGCACGCTCCGACTCTTCCTCGAATCGCCGCGCGTCTCGGCGGCGGAGAAGAATCGCATTCTGGGTCGTGCGTTCGATGGACAGCTGGCGCCGCTCTTCGTGCGCTATCTACAGGCCCTCGTGAGCCACCGTCGTCAGATGCTCCTACCGGTGATTGCGCGAGAATATCACGATCTCGTCGACCAGGTCGAGGGCCGGCTGCACGCCAATGTCACCGTCGCACAGGAGCCCGGAGACCGCGAGCGCCGGTCGATCTCAAAGGAGCTGTCGCGGGCGTATGGCAAAGAAGTCGTCCCGCACTTCAGCGTGAATCCGGCGATCCTCGGGGGCGTCGTCGTGCGTGTCGGTGATACCGTACTCGACGGGTCCGTACGGCGTCGGTTGACATCGTTACGTTCGAGGATGCTAGCGCTGCGGATGTGA